A genomic stretch from Oncorhynchus tshawytscha isolate Ot180627B linkage group LG07, Otsh_v2.0, whole genome shotgun sequence includes:
- the mdfi gene encoding myoD family inhibitor has product MSRVRSQPQTRSTPIHPTQPCLTQPTSQLRNGAKPQTHTPHTHTPHCTHTANTHASHPNGVRNGGLHDRPAPNSLPRAASSSSSCSSSEMKNPKKLQSNPSITSQSSKRSKSSSKSNSSQIPIEAQDDCCVHCILACLFCEFLTLCNIVLDCATCGSCAGEDSACFCCCCASEECGDCELPCDMDCGIIDACCESADCLEICMECCGLCFSS; this is encoded by the exons ATGAGCAGGGTCAGAA GTCAACCCCAGACACGATCTACCCCCATACATCCCACCCAGCCTTGTCTAACCCAGCCCACCAGCCAGCTACGCAACGGAGCCAAGCCCCAGACACAcaccccgcacacacacaccccgcacTGCACACACACCGCCAACACACATGCCTCTCACCCCAATGGAGTGAGGAACGGAGGGCTCCATGATCGGCCGGCCCCCAACTCTCTACCCAGGGcggcctcttcctcctcctcgtgtTCCTCATCGGAGATGAAGAACCCTAAGAAGCTCCAGTCCAACCCCTCCATCACCTCTCAGAGCAGTAAGAGGAGCAAGAGCTCCTCCAAGAGCAACAGCTCCCAGATACCTATAGAGGCACAGGATG acTGTTGTGTTCACTGTATCCTGGCCTGTCTGTTCTGTGAGTTCCTGACTCTGTGTAACATCGTGTTGGACTGTGCCACCTGTGGTTCGTGTGCGGGGGAGGACTCGGCGTGTTTCTGTTGCTGCTGTGCCTCCGAGGAGTGTGGCGACTGTGAGTTGCCGTGTGACATGGACTGTGGGATCATCGACGCGTGCTGCGAGTCTGCAGACTGCCTGGAGATCTGTATGGAGTGCTGCggcctctgtttctcctcctga